The following are from one region of the Oleomonas cavernae genome:
- a CDS encoding VOC family protein: protein MTMDIPHVKLTGVVPYINLEGAGAASAFYQKAFGAEELVRLPAQDGKRVMHCCLKINSGHLMISDCFPEHGITYQRSGSYTMHLQVSDIDAAFQRAVDAGAEVTLPVQLMFWGDRYGQLRDPFGVTWSLGQTVDAA from the coding sequence ATGACCATGGATATCCCACACGTCAAGCTCACCGGCGTCGTGCCCTATATCAATCTCGAGGGCGCGGGCGCCGCCTCGGCCTTCTACCAGAAGGCCTTCGGGGCCGAGGAACTGGTGCGCCTGCCGGCCCAGGACGGCAAGCGGGTGATGCATTGCTGCCTGAAGATCAACAGCGGCCACCTGATGATCAGCGACTGCTTCCCCGAGCACGGCATCACCTATCAGCGCTCCGGCAGCTACACCATGCACCTGCAGGTGTCCGACATCGACGCCGCGTTCCAGCGGGCGGTCGACGCGGGCGCCGAGGTGACCCTGCCGGTTCAACTGATGTTCTGGGGCGATCGCTACGGCCAATTGCGCGACCCCTTCGGCGTCACCTGGTCCCTGGGCCAGACCGTCGACGCAGCCTGA
- a CDS encoding SRPBCC family protein, with protein sequence MLKVIGIIALVLVVVVAGLLIFAATKPDSFRIERTASIKAPPEKIFALINDLHQWTRWSPYEKIDPALKRTYGGAEAGKGATYEWSGNKNVGSGRMEILDTQVPSRILIKLDFMTPFEGHHTAEFTLVPTGETTSVTWAMYGTHPFLGKVIGIFFNMDKMVGGQFEEGLANLKAAVE encoded by the coding sequence ATGCTCAAGGTAATCGGTATCATCGCCCTGGTTCTGGTGGTCGTCGTCGCCGGCCTGCTGATCTTCGCGGCGACCAAGCCCGATAGTTTCCGCATCGAGCGCACCGCCAGCATCAAGGCGCCGCCCGAGAAGATCTTCGCCCTGATCAACGATCTCCATCAGTGGACCCGCTGGTCGCCCTACGAGAAGATCGACCCGGCGCTGAAGCGCACCTATGGCGGTGCCGAGGCCGGCAAGGGGGCAACCTATGAATGGAGCGGCAACAAGAACGTCGGCTCCGGCCGCATGGAGATCCTGGACACCCAGGTTCCTTCGCGGATCCTGATCAAGCTCGACTTCATGACACCCTTCGAGGGCCACCACACGGCGGAATTCACCCTGGTGCCCACGGGCGAGACGACCAGCGTCACCTGGGCCATGTACGGGACGCACCCCTTCCTCGGCAAGGTCATCGGCATCTTCTTCAACATGGACAAGATGGTCGGCGGCCAGTTCGAAGAGGGCCTCGCCAACCTCAAGGCGGCGGTGGAGTAA
- a CDS encoding type II toxin-antitoxin system RelB/DinJ family antitoxin codes for MAAHNSILHIRVANETKERATAALNAIGLSMSDAVRLFLRRVVVDQALPLN; via the coding sequence ATGGCGGCTCATAATTCCATACTGCATATCCGGGTGGCCAACGAGACCAAGGAACGGGCGACCGCGGCCCTGAACGCGATCGGCCTGTCCATGTCCGATGCCGTGCGCCTTTTTCTTCGTCGGGTCGTCGTCGATCAGGCCTTGCCCTTGAATTGA